Part of the Bombina bombina isolate aBomBom1 chromosome 8, aBomBom1.pri, whole genome shotgun sequence genome is shown below.
atgtttatttatttttttatttaaatgtgataaatcagcgacaccataactcacccagcttgattcaccactttgttttgcaaacaggagacaataaaaacaaaagagtctgttagataattcacagccacaaatccatggatatttatcatatacctcgggtttgaattctcttttgaaatctctagttttacattttgtcaacactttgagacaagtagttttgctgttataatatatatatataacctttagacaagtAGTATtggtgttataaaatataaaacttgacttaatagGCAAGTAGTTTCGCGGTtgctatcaaatatataacttgtaggtaattagctttgcagctgttataaattatacaacttgtaggtaaatagctgtgaagctgttataaaatttataattgttttaaaaactctgagactctctgcaatctgctaataattctaaactaaaatagtgtttttttaactagtataattacagcaggcagcagccgtgacagccgtcaacgggcaaggtcaattacagtctaaaactagtaggcaattaGTTTTGcgtttgttctaaaatatataacttgtaggagtgtaggtaagtagctgttaagctgttataaaatatataattgttttaaaaactctgagactctctgcaatctgctaataattctaaactaaaatagtgttttaacttttaactagtataattaatttacagcaggcagcagccgtgacagccgtcaacgggcaaggtcaactacagtctaaaactagtaggcaagtagttttgcggttgttctaaaatatataacttgtaggagtgtaggtaagtagctgtgaagctgttataaaatatataattgttttaaaaactctgagactctctgcaatctgctaataattctaaactaaaatagtgttttaactagtataattacagcaggcagcagccgtgacagccgtcaacgggcaaggtcaactacagtctaaaactagtaggcaagtagttttgcgtttgttctaaaatatataacttgtaggagcgTAGGTAAGTAGCTGttaagctgttataaaatatataattgttttaaaaactctgagactctctgcaatctgctaataattctaaactaaaatagtgttttaactagtataattacagcaggcagcagccgtgacagccgtcaacgggcaaggtcaactacagtctaaaactagtaggcaagtagttttgcggttgttctaaaatatataacttgtaggactgtaggtaagtagctgtgaagctgttataaaatatataattgttaattttaaaaactctgagactctctgcaatctgctaataattctaaactaaaatagtgtttttaacttttaactagtataattaatttacagcaggcagcagccgtgacagccgtcaacgggcaaggtcaagttaaactacagtctaaaactagtaggcaagtagttttgcggttgttctgaaatatataacttgaaagactgtaggtaagtagctgtgaagctgttataaaatatataattgttttaaaaactctgagactctctgaaatctgctaataattctaaattaaaatagtgtttttaacttttaactagtataattaatttacagcaggcagcagccgtgacagccgtcaacgggcaaggtcaagttaaactacagtctaaaactagtaggcaagtagttttgcggttgtaggtaagtagctgtgaagctgttttaaaatatataattgttttaaaaactctgagactctctgcaatctgctaataattctaaactaaaatagtgtttttttaactagtataattacagcaggcagcagccgtgacagccgtcaacgggcaaggtcaactacagtctaaaactagtaagaGTTTTGTGGTTGTtctcaaatatataattatatataataacttgtggtaatataactaatataattaaaatttatatttaattgtacAGTTATGTTAATATAGCAGCACAGCACaggcagcagttaactgctttttagagaaaaaaaaacttttaaattttttggCAAAACTTGCAATTTGCTAATTAATAAAAAGTAAACTGACACTGTCTGACAGACTGACGCACTCTGTCTGACAAAATTATCAGGGGACAGGGCCCCAGCCCAGGCAAGAACTAACTAAGATAGAAGCCTCTCTCagaaaatttaattataattaataattattcagcaggtttttttaaaaaaaattctgcccaACTCCAAGACAAGTACAACTAAGTCAGTTAATGTTGTTTTTGTTGCTCCGGTTCAGTCAGCCTCCACTCCCTGCTCTGACCCTCTCTAGTAGGCAAGCCGGCTCTAGctcttctaaatatatattacagacTCAGACACAAAGTCAGTGCTAAGTAACACTGCTAATGCAAACAAATGCTTATGCGTTTTAAAACTTGTTCAACAGAGACTGTCACAGTTGAGCTCAGtcactcctctccgctcaacagcaaactcaGCAATGAATTTTTCGCGCCGTTGATGCGGGGGAGGAGGCTGAGCCATGGTGACGTAACGGCATCGTCGCGTGCAGCCTATCAGCGAGCTGCAAGTTGCAACAAGTGCCACAGGCTGAACTACTGAGTCGGAACTGACAGTCGGAACACTCTCGCCGTGATGACGTATACGGCATCGTGGCGTGCAGCCTATCAGAACACAGGCTGAACATGTCCCTCCCCACTTTCGCACAGTTCAGTGTGTGCGATCAGGGATTGATATAGAAGCATTTGAGGCTggcccagatgcctgcagtgaacacatagacatcactgacaggcatcatagggctctaaccgcacgtgcgatagaaataaaaaaaacacacacaacatttttttgggcttatattttaaagaatacataagaaatagatttttgggggttaaaaataaaatataattttgccaataggaggctattggaaaaattatattttatgatttttttggaagttaaaaaaaatatatatataatttttccaatagggggctattggaaaaattatattttattcccatattttttttttctctcaacatcTGACAGGGAGGCACGTGCGGGAGTGcacacatggaggagcctccactgtatccACATAGAGTGTGAAGACACAGAGGGACAATTACAGTGTTTAGCTATCAAACATGAAATACTATTCGAGATAATTCAAAAATGTTTGAGACTTGGTTTGTATTGGATATTGGGTGGTTTATTTAATAACCAAGTTAGGGGATCTAGTGTACactttatatttaaaatatgttctatttctgcTATGACAGATATCACTCTCAGTAGCTTAGAGAGGGGAAACAGAGGCTTGGAACTTAGTAGTATTTCCTGGCAATCATCTGTATCGCTCTTTTTACCCTCTTCCCCCAAACAAATTACGTAACTGATTCTCATTATATGTGAAATCTTGGTATGCATATGATATTGTCATTATACCTTTCCAAGAGTCATCAAGGTAATGAACGACAAGGTACAAAGGTCCCATCACCATAAATGCCCTTGGCACATCATTGAAGCATCATATGTGAAGCATTTCTGTATTTCATGTATTCTTTTCCATGTTGCCcatatgtttttaaaacttttttgtgaatAAAAGATTAATTTGTACCAAAAATGGCTTTTTTAATCCATGTATCCTAGCAATTATTACCTGGGACAATGCATAAAACAACAAAGAAAGCCCCATTGCATTCAACACTTCATCTAATAGATAGTTCCTTGACAGCTTTTCAATGAAGTGTCTAATGACAAACATTAAAGttaccttaaataaaaaataaactgattAATTACCATTCCCCCCTTTATGTCTGTACATGACGGACCAATCACAAAGGGCCTAGAACTATAAACCATGGCGTCACCCATGCATATTACACAGGTGGTGATGTCACCACTGATATTACAGCTTTGACAACAGCCATGCACTCTGTGTTGTGCTTAGCAGGACCAGGGTGAGACAACAAGAAGAAAATTGTTTGTGTACATCTACTGAACATGCCCTACTGAGTGCACATGCATGGAGACAAGTGCTTGTGCACAGGCaaatgcacatacattacgttatTGTCCTGTGAATCATGATggaaaaaaaatgccctaaaacaCGGAGTTTCAGGAAGCTACAGTTAGAAAGAGGTAATAGTTTTAATTACTTGTACTGtacaaaatataaatatcatagctaagaattatttatatatatatatatatatatatatatatatatatatatatatatatatatatatatatatatatatatatatatatatatatatacacacacacacacatatacacacacaatccccTATTGtggttattttaaacttcagtatcATCTAGCCCTGCAAAAGGTACCTAAGGATTAGAGTACATGAGTCCTGTAAAGACCATAGTATCTCCACCACTGAATGAGAATAAGTTGACATTAAGATTCAGAtttctaaaataatttatttttgaatATTAACTAATTAAAAAGGGGGAAATTACATGTCCCTATATCGGCTTGGTGGAGGGCTGCAGGTTATCAAGGCTAAAATAACAACATAAGAAAGAAATTACCTTGTATGTTGGCCAAAATTTCTCTTTAAGGTTCTTAAAGATGTCTTCATCTCCATCCAGTagacttaaacctaaaattgaacatCATTAATAAGAaaattatacttaaaaaaaaaaaaaaaaaaaaaagatatctaagAACTAAAAAagttgagtttaaaaaaaaaaaaaaaaaaaaaaaaaaaaaaaaaaaatcagtgcggACAACACCATATTAcatcaaatataaaaaacaaaacagacaaacAGTTATTAGTATTAAAGCACTATTTAAATACCTGTGTAAAAAGCACTGATTGTGATTGGAGCAGCCATCAATTGATCACACGCCACCTTTTTGATTACATTCTTAGCAGCGGATCCTGGGAAGGTTCTTTCTATGAACCGGAGCCAGAAGAAGTTGAAGTTGGCGTGAAAGCAGAACCCAACAATTCCTACTTTAGCAGTCTGTTTAAAATCAATAGGCTCGTCGGATCCCTTTGTGAGTTTCTGTTGCACAATATCAGCAGAAGCAAAGAGTGAGCCATAAATGGTCACGTTGGTCGCCCATGGATATCTTTTAGTGAACTGTATTAGTGCACGCATTGTGTGTAgaaaatataaagtacaaaaagaaGCTGCCGATGAAAAGATGACGTTTCAAATATATTTTGTTCTTCAATAAAACATAAAAACgaggtgttaaaaaataaataaaacaaggtgGAATGGACACTATTGTCTTTAAGtcgaaaaaatattttttgtttcttaattTTGATACcaagcttttttgtttttgttttggcaaTATGTCTGAAAATTACTATGAAAACGGGGCCTgcgagtaatttaaaaaaataatggaatTTAAAAACATACAGTAAAAAAGATGAGGtaataaagagaaagaaaataatGTAAACATCTAAAATTGTAAAATCTTCACAATGTTGCCTTTGTTTTCCACAAATACACTTGCTTCAATCCTAAAACagagaaataaaaagacaaaatgtTAGATAAACTGACAGTACAAGGAAatgttaaagcgacagtctacttgattttttattgttgaaaaagataatgcccttattacccattccccttctttgcataaccaatattgttatattaatatactttataacctgtttctaaggggcccatttatcaagctccggatggagcttgagggcccgtgttccataaccctgtccgcctgctctgagcaggtggacagacatcgccataattcaacccgatcgagtacgatcgggttgattgacacctccctgctggcggccgattggctgcgaatctgcagggggcggcgttgcaccagcagcttacaagagctgctggtgcaatgctgaatacggagagcgtattgctctccgccgtattcagcgaggtctggcggacctgatccgccctgtctgatcaggtccgccagacctttgataaatatccccctaagcctCTGTAGGCCGCATCTTATATGAgtgcttttataatatatattttttagctttttacaattttgctctacagccagacagtgctcgttcatgtgtgccatttagataacattgtactcactcccgtggagaaggagaatgggttcacaagaaccagcactaattggctaaaatgcaagattgtaaaaacgtataaaaaacaaaaacaaaaaatacactgagataaggggcagtcttcagtgCTTAGATGCAGATaactataaaaggaaaaaaaagtgttttaatgtaacagtgttggttatgcaaaactggggaatgggtaataaagggattatctatctttttaaaacaataacaaaatttcaagtagactgtccctttaaaataaaccaaaaatatatattgcCAAAAGAACTATATAATGAAATCCAATTTTAATCTGTATTTTTCCACACAAAATCcaattttaattgtaatatattaaagggacagcctacaccagaatttttattgtttaa
Proteins encoded:
- the MPV17L gene encoding mpv17-like protein; its protein translation is MRALIQFTKRYPWATNVTIYGSLFASADIVQQKLTKGSDEPIDFKQTAKVGIVGFCFHANFNFFWLRFIERTFPGSAAKNVIKKVACDQLMAAPITISAFYTGLSLLDGDEDIFKNLKEKFWPTYKTGVVCWTVFQTINFSLIPPFVRTAYIGACAFLWTTFLCYIRNRDIDQVSATLFQSLSSITGNIASQKEDDNARPPAK